Genomic DNA from Candidatus Nitrosopumilus koreensis AR1:
AACAAACCCCAAGTTTAGAAGACATGAAAGAATTTAATGAAATAATAAAAAAACGAGCAGCATTAATAAAAAAGGCAATAATTGAACCTAAAAAAACAGAAATCAACAATGAGAAATCAGATGCAATAAAAGACGTTGAAGATAATTGAGAGAATTAAAACTTAGATAGTTATTTTGAAAAACAATACAATTTAATGCTGTTTATCAATTGTATAAATATGAAAGTAGATGGAAGCAAGTTAATTTTTTGGGCAGGAACAGCTTCTGCAATAATTACAGCAATAGTAGCACTGTATTTTTCAATTCGTTAAAGATAAATCATAAAGAAAATCTAACAAAGCATTGTCAGCAACAAATGAATTCAGAATAACCCAAATTGTGGATAACGGTCAAGTTGTACAGTTAACATTAATTGAAAATGTTTCGACTGAACCAATTTCTCAAAAACAAATGATCATCGAAAATGTTTCAAAAAAACTCGATTCAGAAACAAAAGAACAGGTAATGCCATTGTTAGAAGCAATACTACAAGCACAGCCAACTGTTAATATCAAATCATATCAACAGACACAAATCACGATTGCAATGCCAAAATCAAGATATGATGGGATGGGAAGACCACAAGTGGGAAACACTATAGAAGTAAACTTGAAAAAAATCTAAAGATGGGAATTTACTTCATCGATTGTATGTAATGGTAAAGAACAAGTAAAGTTTTTGCAAACAAATACAGAAGTTTTGTCTTCAAAAGATTTTCCAGCAAAGAAAGGATACTGAGACAGTGCAGACAGCTGATCAGGGTTTTGAATTGTAACAACAATTGAATTTGGCAAATACTCCAAAAGAATCGATTTGCACAATGGAGAGTTTTCAGTGTTAATAATTGTAATTTCAATGGGTTTTTCCAAATAAATAGAAATTGTGTTTAACAAATATCCAAACCCAAATGGATTTTCAGCAGCCATTTGTGCCTGAGATTCCATAATTTTTTCAGTTATTTCTAAGAATTTTTTCTCTTGAGATAGATGGAACAATCGAAGCATGGCAAATGCAGATACAGAGTTGCCAGAGGGCAAAGACAAGTCATAGTTGCTCTTTGGTCTGATGATTAGTTTTTCATGATTATCAGAAGTCATAAAGAAACTATTGTTTTCTGAATCCCAAAAATGATCCACAAGATGATGGCCTAGTTTGAGGGCAAGTTTTAGATATTTGGGGTCAGGTTCAATCTCAAACACATCCAAAAGACAGTTAACAAAGTAAGAATAGTCTTCAAGATAGCCATCGATTTTTGCAGTTTTGTTTTTGTATGTTCTCAATAATTTGTCACCTGAAAACAAGTTATCTTCAATAAATGAAATACAAGTTTTTGCAGCATTAAGATATCTAGAATCATTTGTAACACGACATCCTTTTGCAAATGCTGTAATCATCAAAGCATTCCACGAAACAAGGATTTTATCATCTAATCCAGGCGCAATTCGTTTAGAGCGAACATCAAGTAATTTTTTAGAACAAGATTGAAGGATTTCCCGTACCTTTTCTTCTGTAATTCCGAAATTAAATGCAACTGTAGATATATTCAAATTATTGCAAAGAATGTTGTTTCCTTCCCAATTTCCACCATCAGTAACATCATAGTAAAGGCAGAAAATATCAGAGTCATCACCAAGAATTTCTTTGATTTCACTTTTCTTCCAAACATAGAATTTTCCTTCCACTCCTTCTGAGTCCGCGTCATATGCAGAATAAAACCCACCTTCAGGAGAGGTCATTTCACGTAAGACAAAGTCCAAAGTTTTTTTCAAAATATCAAGATAGAAAGGATCTTTTGTAATTTGAAACGCTTCAGCATAATTGACAGGTATTAGAGCATTATCATAAAGCATTTTTTCAAAATGAGGTACAAGCCACTTTGCATCTGTAGAGTATCTATGAAAACCACCCCCAATCTGATCAAATATTCCTCCATTGGCCATTTTTTTGAGAGTTTTGAGTCCAAATTCGGTAAATTTTGACAGTCCTGAAAGTTTTGCATAACGAAATAGAAATGAAACGTTTGCAGCATTAGGAAATTTTGGTGCAGACCCAAATCCACCATATGTAGAATCTCCCAATTGGAATAGATTCATGGCTGCCTCATCAAGTATTGTTCTCTCTAACTTGGACGGAGTGGAAATTTTTTCAGTTTTATTTAGTGCATCAAGAAAATTGTTGGCAGATTTTTCAATATCGTGTGGTTTTTCTTTCCAAGCTTGTGCAAGTTGTCTGCAAATACTTCCAAACCCAGGGCGTCCATAAGAATCCAAGACAGGAAAATATGTTCCAACATAAAACGGCTTTTGATCA
This window encodes:
- a CDS encoding thioredoxin domain-containing protein, with the protein product MAENNLIHETSPYLLQHAHNPVDWYGWNSEALKKAKDENKPIFLSIGYSSCHWCHVMAHESFENEEVAQFMNENFVNIKVDREERPDIDDIYQKVCQIATGQGGWPLSIFLTPDQKPFYVGTYFPVLDSYGRPGFGSICRQLAQAWKEKPHDIEKSANNFLDALNKTEKISTPSKLERTILDEAAMNLFQLGDSTYGGFGSAPKFPNAANVSFLFRYAKLSGLSKFTEFGLKTLKKMANGGIFDQIGGGFHRYSTDAKWLVPHFEKMLYDNALIPVNYAEAFQITKDPFYLDILKKTLDFVLREMTSPEGGFYSAYDADSEGVEGKFYVWKKSEIKEILGDDSDIFCLYYDVTDGGNWEGNNILCNNLNISTVAFNFGITEEKVREILQSCSKKLLDVRSKRIAPGLDDKILVSWNALMITAFAKGCRVTNDSRYLNAAKTCISFIEDNLFSGDKLLRTYKNKTAKIDGYLEDYSYFVNCLLDVFEIEPDPKYLKLALKLGHHLVDHFWDSENNSFFMTSDNHEKLIIRPKSNYDLSLPSGNSVSAFAMLRLFHLSQEKKFLEITEKIMESQAQMAAENPFGFGYLLNTISIYLEKPIEITIINTENSPLCKSILLEYLPNSIVVTIQNPDQLSALSQYPFFAGKSFEDKTSVFVCKNFTCSLPLHTIDEVNSHL